The Streptomyces sp. DG1A-41 genomic sequence CGAGCGCGGACCGTGGCGCCGGCTGACCCGGCAGGACCGCTCCACCGTGGACACGGCCATGGAGCGCCTGGGCATCGCCGACCTCGCCGGCCGTCAGCTCGGGGAGCTCTCCGGCGGGCAGAGGCAGCGCGCCCTGATCGCCCAAGGGCTCGCCCAGGAGTCGGATCTGTTGCTGCTGGACGAACCGACCACCGGACTCGACCCCGAGGCAAGGGAGCGGATCGGGGTGCTGCTGACGGAGCTGGTCGCCGACGGGGTGACCGTCGTCCAGGCCACGCACGACCTGGAGGCCGCACGCTCGGCGGACGCCTGCCTTCTGCTCCGCGACGGCCACTTGGCAGGACAGGGACACCCCGAGCAGGTGCTCACCACCTCGACACTCGCCCGGATCTGGCAACCGGCGTGACGCGACCACGCCCTCCGTCGGCTCGGGCACACCCGGACTCCCAATTGCCGTGAGCGCGGCAGGTACGTGGAACTGTTCGCACCGACGGCACGGTGGAGGCGCGGGTACCGCCACCGGCTGCCGGCCGGTCGCGCTTCCGGTGTGGCTGTCCGACCCCGGCGCCACCCGGCTGCATCTGCCACTGCGGCCGAGCGCAGGTCTTCAGCAAAACCGTACGCGCCGACGTCGGCCACACGCTGCCGGCGGATGTGGTTCAGCCGGACGTCCGCGGAGCGACCAGCCCCGACTCGTGGGCCATGACGAGGAGTTGCGCCCTGTCTCGGGCACCGAGCTTGGCGAGCAGCCGGCTCATGTGGGTCTTGACGGTCTGTTGCGCCACGACCAGCGTCGCGGCGATCTCCGTATTCGACAGGCTCCGCGCGACCAGCAGCAGGACGTCCGTCTTCCGTGGCGTGAGGCCGTCGAGCCGCAGGCGGGTGTTGGGG encodes the following:
- the aztA gene encoding zinc ABC transporter ATP-binding protein AztA → MKIMFKESPSFAHAEGRTSRARLTKLSAGYPGRPVLRQLDAEIPALATTALVGPNGSGKSTLLGVLAGVIRPTSGELQHDGDRPPAFVPQRGAVGDALPLTVRQTVEMGRWGERGPWRRLTRQDRSTVDTAMERLGIADLAGRQLGELSGGQRQRALIAQGLAQESDLLLLDEPTTGLDPEARERIGVLLTELVADGVTVVQATHDLEAARSADACLLLRDGHLAGQGHPEQVLTTSTLARIWQPA